One region of Armigeres subalbatus isolate Guangzhou_Male chromosome 3, GZ_Asu_2, whole genome shotgun sequence genomic DNA includes:
- the LOC134226861 gene encoding uncharacterized protein LOC134226861: MAASVGLVNWNACSLKSKIIELKDFLEEKEIDVAFITETHLKAEVNVNIQDFRIVRLDRPTRGGGVAIALRYNINCRLLPAQCHRGHRCRNHHFGRHNRAHRGVLSNASQSRRWIIGCPLEGHRQAYAEARSVYHCRRPQCQTSSLGQQSRQSKRHHLEQRLVGRALHDLEPGFPHSAESVRCPRNPRPLHNKPE; this comes from the coding sequence atggctgctagtgtgggcctggtcaactggaacgcttgctcgctaaagagcaaaataattgagctgaaggatttccttgaggagaaggaaatagacgtggcgttcatcaccgaaacgcacctaaaagcggaggtgaacgtcaacatccaggacttccgcatcgtgcgactcgaccggccgaccaggggaggcggtgtggccatcgctcttcgctacaacatcaactgtcgtctgcttccagctcagtgtcatcgaggccatcggtgtcgaaatcaccacttcggtcggcacaatcgcgctcatcgcggcgtactgtccaacgcaagccaaagccggcgatggatcatcggctgccctttggagggacatcgtcaagcttacgcggaggcaaggtcagtttatcattgccggcgacctcaatgccaaacatcaagcctggggcaacagtcacggcaatcgaaacggcatcatctggagcaacgacttGTAGGAAGggcactacacgatcttgagcccggattcccccactcggctgagtcggtccggtgtccacgcaaccctcgacctctacataacaaacctgagtga
- the LOC134226862 gene encoding signal peptidase complex subunit 2, with protein MTSKSKRGDSSGKDDEPVKINKWDGTAVKHALDDSVKTALMNRTNMKEHHAIIDGRLLICALAVATALVALGYDYQYSFPTSKPVLIVCVCFYFFLMGVLTIYTTYVEKGIFAVGNQKDDKGNQKRWQASSDMKKYDDKYELTIQLRDARGVREATVVKSVANFIDTNGSVLDDLVANELSRIVNSLNSEKKDK; from the exons ATGACTTCTAAATCGAAGCGTGGCGACAGTTCAGGCAAAGACGATGAG CCGGTCAAAATCAATAAATGGGACGGAACCGCCGTTAAGCACGCTTTGGACGATTCCGTGAAAACCGCCCTCATGAACCGGACCAACATGAAGGAACACCATGCCATCATCGACGGGCGGCTGCTGATCTGCGCCCTGGCCGTGGCCACTGCCCTCGTTGCCCTTGGGTACGACTACCAGTATTCCTTCCCCACGTCCAAGCCCGTGCTGATCGTGTGCGTTTGTTTCTACTTCTTCCTGATGGGGGTGCTCACCATCTACACCACGTACGTGGAGAAGGGCATTTTCGCCGTCGGTAACCAGAAGGATGACAAGGGCAACCAGAAGCGCTGGCAGGCCAGTTCCGACATGAAGAAGTACGACGACAAGTACGAGCTGACGATTCAGTTGCGCGATGCGCGGGGAGTGCGGGAGGCCACTGTTGTCAAGTCCGTGGCCAACTTCATCGACACCAATGGGTCCGTACTGGACGATTTGGTGGCGAATGAGCTGAGCCGTATCGTAAATTCGTTAAATTCCGAGAAAAAAGATAAATAG
- the LOC134226863 gene encoding probable cGMP 3',5'-cyclic phosphodiesterase subunit delta produces the protein MGTDDVARSEKIRDGFQINWLILRDADTGKIIWQENKDFSCPEVEHEARVPIKILDLRAVSREINFSTVESMENFRLDQKVLFKGRIMEEWFFEMGWVSPNTTNTWQSTIEAAPESQMMPAKVLNGNVTIETSFFDGETLISKSVVRLYYI, from the exons ATGGGAACGGACGACGTGGCCCGGAGTGAAAAGATTCGCGATGGTTTTCAAAT AAATTGGCTTATCTTGCGGGATGCCGACACCGGTAAGATAATCTGGCAAGAGAACAAGGACTTTTCGTGTCCGGAAGTGGAACACGAAGCGCGGGTGCCGATCAAGATTCTGGACTTGAGAGCCGTCTCTAGGGAAATCAATTTTAGTACCGTGGaatcgatggaaaattttcggtTGGATCAAAAG GTTCTTTTCAAAGGTCGCATCATGGAGGAATGGTTCTTCGAGATGGGCTGGGTCAGTCCCAATACGACGAATACATGGCAATCGACGATCGAGGCTGCTCCAGAATCGCAGATGATGCCGGCGAAGGTATTGAACGGCAATGTAACAATCGAAACTAGCTTTTTTGATGGCGAAACACTCATCAGCAAGTCGGTCGTCAGATTGTACTACATCTAA
- the LOC134222997 gene encoding uncharacterized protein K02A2.6-like, protein MLRKVDEKLDDLLSKEIIEKVSEPSQWVSPMVIVVKDSGDIRLCIDMRQLNKAILRETHPLPTIEEIRWKINGAKYFSRLDIKDAFHQLQLDDDSKSLTTFITHRGLFRYKRLVFGISCAPEMFQKVLEHILADCENTINFIDDIIVAGESEVEHDLALQKVLKKLRDYDILLNQSKCAFKLTEIEFVGQRFNQNGMIPSQRKIEAIQSFRPPKSCEEVRSFLGLVNYVGSFIPNLATISFPLRELTKNSASFIWESDQERAFQDLIRLVGNIETLAHFDPQLKTRVVADASPVGLGAVLLQFHEALPKVVAYASKSLTATECRYAQTEKEALALVWAVERFQIYLFGIRFELETDHKPLEAIFTPTSSPCLRIERWVLRLQAFSYDIVYRKGKSNIADPLSRLSRPAEIEEFDPDSDIYIRNVIEHAAVDIEEVEVASANDPELIALRECLGKGVWNYANDILKPFHAFRSELGTVGDLIVRGSKLAIPKDLRQTLLELGHEGRTKMQQRLRCTCWWPGMDESIIRMVESCAGCRLVSQPDRPEPMMRRAMPDKPWVDVAIDFLGPLPSGDYLLVIIDYFSRYKEIEILRRITANETADKLERIFVRLGYPRTITLDNGRQFVSTFFDHYCKQRGIVLNKTTPYWPQENGLVERQNRSLVKRLKISQALNSDWKADVGAYLSMYYATPHSTTGKTPTELMFGRTIRTKIPSLQDVSTTSLPLSDYRDRDLQMKEKGRLERMNDERPNRLW, encoded by the coding sequence ATGCTACGCAAAGTAGACGAGAAGCTTGATGATTTGCTGTCCAAAGAGATAATTGAGAAGGTATCAGAACCAAGCCAATGGGTGTCTCCAATGGTCATAGTGGTCAAAGACAGTGGGGACATTAGGTTGTGCATCGATATGCGGCAACTTAACAAAGCAATACTTCGTGAAACACATCCTTTACCCACGATCGAAGAGATACGGTGGAAAATTAACGGTGCCAAATATTTCTCTCGGCTCGACATCAAGGATGCTTTTCACCAACTCCAGCTCGATGATGACAGCAAAAGTCTGACCACCTTCATTACACATCGGGGGCTTTTCCGGTATAAACGCCTAGTCTTTGGAATTTCATGTGCTCCTGAAATGTTTCAGAAGGTTCTCGAGCATATTTTGGCGGATTGTGAAAATACGATTAACTTTATTGACGACATTATTGTAGCAGGTGAGTCCGAAGTTGAGCACGACTTGGCCCTTCAGAAGGTTCTGAAGAAACTCAGGGATTATGATATACTGTTAAACCAGTCTAAATGCGCCTTCAAACTAACTGAAATAGAATTTGTTGGTCAAcgattcaatcaaaatggaATGATACCATCGCAAAGGAAAATTGAAGCCATACAAAGTTTTCGTCCACCGAAAAGCTGCGAAGAGGTCCGCAGTTTTCTAGGTCTCGTGAATTATGTGGGATCCTTTATTCCGAACCTTGCGACCATTTCATTTCCCCTTCGCGAGCTAACAAAGAATAGTGCCTCCTTCATCTGGGAATCAGATCAAGAACGAGCTTTTCAGGATCTCATTCGTCTAGTCGGTAACATTGAAACGCTGGCTCACTTCGACCCTCAGCTAAAAACTAGAGTTGTTGCGGATGCATCTCCAGTAGGGTTAGGAGCGGTTCTTTTGCAGTTTCACGAAGCTCTACCTAAGGTTGTTGCATATGCCAGTAAAAGCCTCACGGCCACGGAATGTCGATACGCGCAGACCGAGAAGGAAGCTTTGGCGTTGGTGTGGGCTGTGGAGCGTTTCCAAATTTATCTATTCGGAATTCGCTTCGAGCTTGAAACCGACCACAAACCCCTTGAAGCGATTTTCACTCCAACGTCGTCCCCATGCTTGCGGATCGAACGATGGGTTTTGAGGCTACAAGCGTTTTCCTACGATATTGTATATCGAAAAGGAAAGTCAAATATCGCAGACCCATTGTCGCGGCTATCACGTCCAGCAGAAATCGAAGAGTTTGATCCAGATTCCGATATTTATATCAGGAATGTTATAGAACATGCAGCTGTTGATATAGAGGAAGTTGAGGTAGCCTCTGCTAATGATCCAGAATTGATAGCATTGAGAGAATGTTTGGGAAAGGGAGTATGGAATTATGCAAATGATATTTTGAAACCTTTCCATGCTTTCCGGAGCGAATTAGGGACAGTTGGAGATTTGATTGTCAGAGGTAGCAAACTAGCTATACCTAAAGACCTCAGGCAAACATTGCTAGAACTCGGTCATGAGGGGCGGACGAAAATGCAGCAGCGGCTAAGATGCACTTGTTGGTGGCCGGGAATGGATGAGTCGATCATTCGAATGGTGGAGAGTTGTGCAGGATGTCGGCTGGTAAGCCAACCAGATAGACCAGAACCTATGATGCGGAGGGCTATGCCTGACAAGCCGTGGGTGGACGTGGCAATCGACTTTCTTGGGCCACTACCGTCGGGGGATTATTTACTGGTTATCATCGATTATTTCAGCCGGTATAAGGAAATCGAAATACTCAGGAGAATAACCGCAAATGAAACCGCCGATAAACTGGAAAGAATATTTGTGAGGCTCGGTTATCCGAGAACCATTACTCTCGATAATGGACGGCAATTCGTGAGTACGTTCTTCGATCATTATTGCAAACAGCGTGGAATAGTGCTCAACAAGACCACCCCGTATTGGCCGCAGGAAAATGGCCTTGTAGAACGGCAAAATCGGTCGCTCGTGAAGAGGTTGAAAATAAGTCAAGCGCTAAACAGCGATTGGAAGGCTGATGTGGGTGCATACCTCTCAATGTACTACGCCACACCTCACAGCACTACGGGAAAAACTCCTACTGAACTAATGTTCGGTCGTACCATCCGAACCAAAATACCATCACTACAAGATGTCAGCACAACATCGCTGCCGTTATCGGACTACAGAGATAGAGATCTACAGATGAAAGAGAAGGGAAGATTGGAGAGGATGAACGACGAAAGGCCAAACCGTCTGTGGTAA